In Babylonia areolata isolate BAREFJ2019XMU chromosome 19, ASM4173473v1, whole genome shotgun sequence, a single window of DNA contains:
- the LOC143293633 gene encoding uncharacterized protein LOC143293633 isoform X5 — translation MSDFETSPPKEIEIDADGDGGEGLVNNSPSLDQEAAKANGDGKSRSKSRSKTQSRSRSRSRSRSRSRHRHKRSRRRRSYSRSRSRSYTRSRRSRRSRYSRSRSRGRREYDDDYRRRDSRSPMSNRKRHHGDRDNPEPNRCLGVFGLSLYTQERGLREVFGRFGHISEVQVVYDRQTGRSRGFAFVYFKSPDDALEAKDRCNGIEIDGRKIRVDFSITERAHTPTPGIYLGKPSDSWSSSRRSPGRRYSSSYRRSRSPYGYAYHRSPSYSPPRI, via the exons ATGAGTGACTTTGAG actTCACCGCCTAAGGAGATAGAAATAGATgctgatggagatggtggtgaagGATTGGTGAATAATTCACCATCTCTTGACCAGGAAGCTGCTAAAGCAAACGGTGATGGTAAATCACGTTCCAAGTCGCGCTCTAAGACGCAGTCGAGATCTCGGTCCCGCTCAAGATCTCGGTCCCGGTCCAGGCACAGACACAAAAGAAG TAGAAGGCGGCGATCATATTCACGTTCCCGTTCCCGTTCATACACAAGAAGTCGTCGAAGCAGACGCAGCAGATA CTCAAGGAGTAGGAG TCGGGGTCGAAGAGAATACGACGATGATTATAGGCGGCGTGACAGCCGTTCACCAATGTCCAATCGCAAGCGACACCATGGGGATAGG GATAACCCAGAACCAAACAGATGCCTTGGGGTGTTTGGGCTGAGCTTATACACACAGGAAAGGGGTCTCCGGGAAGTGTTCGGCCGTTTTGGGCATATCTCTGAAGTGCAAGTGGTCTACGATCGCCAG aCGGGTCGTTCTCGTGGCTTTGCCTTTGTGTACTTCAAATCTCCAGATGATGCTTTGGAG GCTAAAGATCGGTGCAATGGTATCGAAATCGATGGACGGAAGATCCGGGTGGACTTTTCTATCACCGAGAGagctcacacccccacacctggAATATACCTCGGCAAACCATCAGATTCATGGTCTTC CAGTCGTCGCTCACCTGGCCGCAGATATTCCTCCTCCTACCGTCGTTCACGCTCCCCGTATGGCTATGCCTACCATCGATCTCCGTCATACTCACCACCTC Gtatatga
- the LOC143293633 gene encoding uncharacterized protein LOC143293633 isoform X8, with amino-acid sequence MSDFETSPPKEIEIDADGDGGEGLVNNSPSLDQEAAKANGDGKSRSKSRSKTQSRSRSRSRSRSRSRHRHKRSRRRRSYSRSRSRSYTRSRRSRRSRYSRSRSRGRREYDDDYRRRDSRSPMSNRKRHHGDRDNPEPNRCLGVFGLSLYTQERGLREVFGRFGHISEVQVVYDRQTGRSRGFAFVYFKSPDDALEAKDRCNGIEIDGRKIRVDFSITERAHTPTPGIYLGKPSDSCRRSPGRRYSSSYRRSRSPYGYAYHRSPSYSPPRI; translated from the exons ATGAGTGACTTTGAG actTCACCGCCTAAGGAGATAGAAATAGATgctgatggagatggtggtgaagGATTGGTGAATAATTCACCATCTCTTGACCAGGAAGCTGCTAAAGCAAACGGTGATGGTAAATCACGTTCCAAGTCGCGCTCTAAGACGCAGTCGAGATCTCGGTCCCGCTCAAGATCTCGGTCCCGGTCCAGGCACAGACACAAAAGAAG TAGAAGGCGGCGATCATATTCACGTTCCCGTTCCCGTTCATACACAAGAAGTCGTCGAAGCAGACGCAGCAGATA CTCAAGGAGTAGGAG TCGGGGTCGAAGAGAATACGACGATGATTATAGGCGGCGTGACAGCCGTTCACCAATGTCCAATCGCAAGCGACACCATGGGGATAGG GATAACCCAGAACCAAACAGATGCCTTGGGGTGTTTGGGCTGAGCTTATACACACAGGAAAGGGGTCTCCGGGAAGTGTTCGGCCGTTTTGGGCATATCTCTGAAGTGCAAGTGGTCTACGATCGCCAG aCGGGTCGTTCTCGTGGCTTTGCCTTTGTGTACTTCAAATCTCCAGATGATGCTTTGGAG GCTAAAGATCGGTGCAATGGTATCGAAATCGATGGACGGAAGATCCGGGTGGACTTTTCTATCACCGAGAGagctcacacccccacacctggAATATACCTCGGCAAACCATCAGATTCATG TCGTCGCTCACCTGGCCGCAGATATTCCTCCTCCTACCGTCGTTCACGCTCCCCGTATGGCTATGCCTACCATCGATCTCCGTCATACTCACCACCTC Gtatatga
- the LOC143293633 gene encoding uncharacterized protein LOC143293633 isoform X7 has product MSDFETSPPKEIEIDADGDGGEGLVNNSPSLDQEAAKANGDGKSRSKSRSKTQSRSRSRSRSRSRSRHRHKRSRRRRSYSRSRSRSYTRSRRSRRSRYSRSRSRGRREYDDDYRRRDSRSPMSNRKRHHGDRDNPEPNRCLGVFGLSLYTQERGLREVFGRFGHISEVQVVYDRQTGRSRGFAFVYFKSPDDALEAKDRCNGIEIDGRKIRVDFSITERAHTPTPGIYLGKPSDSCSRRSPGRRYSSSYRRSRSPYGYAYHRSPSYSPPRI; this is encoded by the exons ATGAGTGACTTTGAG actTCACCGCCTAAGGAGATAGAAATAGATgctgatggagatggtggtgaagGATTGGTGAATAATTCACCATCTCTTGACCAGGAAGCTGCTAAAGCAAACGGTGATGGTAAATCACGTTCCAAGTCGCGCTCTAAGACGCAGTCGAGATCTCGGTCCCGCTCAAGATCTCGGTCCCGGTCCAGGCACAGACACAAAAGAAG TAGAAGGCGGCGATCATATTCACGTTCCCGTTCCCGTTCATACACAAGAAGTCGTCGAAGCAGACGCAGCAGATA CTCAAGGAGTAGGAG TCGGGGTCGAAGAGAATACGACGATGATTATAGGCGGCGTGACAGCCGTTCACCAATGTCCAATCGCAAGCGACACCATGGGGATAGG GATAACCCAGAACCAAACAGATGCCTTGGGGTGTTTGGGCTGAGCTTATACACACAGGAAAGGGGTCTCCGGGAAGTGTTCGGCCGTTTTGGGCATATCTCTGAAGTGCAAGTGGTCTACGATCGCCAG aCGGGTCGTTCTCGTGGCTTTGCCTTTGTGTACTTCAAATCTCCAGATGATGCTTTGGAG GCTAAAGATCGGTGCAATGGTATCGAAATCGATGGACGGAAGATCCGGGTGGACTTTTCTATCACCGAGAGagctcacacccccacacctggAATATACCTCGGCAAACCATCAGATTCATG CAGTCGTCGCTCACCTGGCCGCAGATATTCCTCCTCCTACCGTCGTTCACGCTCCCCGTATGGCTATGCCTACCATCGATCTCCGTCATACTCACCACCTC Gtatatga
- the LOC143293633 gene encoding uncharacterized protein LOC143293633 isoform X1 — protein sequence MSDFETSPPKEIEIDADGDGGEGLVNNSPSLDQEAAKANGDGKSRSKSRSKTQSRSRSRSRSRSRSRHRHKRSRRRRSYSRSRSRSYTRSRRSRRSRYSRSRSRGRREYDDDYRRRDSRSPMSNRKRHHGDRDNPEPNRCLGVFGLSLYTQERGLREVFGRFGHISEVQVVYDRQTGRSRGFAFVYFKSPDDALEAKDRCNGIEIDGRKIRVDFSITERAHTPTPGIYLGKPSDSWSSSRRSPGRRYSSSYRRSRSPYGYAYHRSPSYSPPRKYY from the exons ATGAGTGACTTTGAG actTCACCGCCTAAGGAGATAGAAATAGATgctgatggagatggtggtgaagGATTGGTGAATAATTCACCATCTCTTGACCAGGAAGCTGCTAAAGCAAACGGTGATGGTAAATCACGTTCCAAGTCGCGCTCTAAGACGCAGTCGAGATCTCGGTCCCGCTCAAGATCTCGGTCCCGGTCCAGGCACAGACACAAAAGAAG TAGAAGGCGGCGATCATATTCACGTTCCCGTTCCCGTTCATACACAAGAAGTCGTCGAAGCAGACGCAGCAGATA CTCAAGGAGTAGGAG TCGGGGTCGAAGAGAATACGACGATGATTATAGGCGGCGTGACAGCCGTTCACCAATGTCCAATCGCAAGCGACACCATGGGGATAGG GATAACCCAGAACCAAACAGATGCCTTGGGGTGTTTGGGCTGAGCTTATACACACAGGAAAGGGGTCTCCGGGAAGTGTTCGGCCGTTTTGGGCATATCTCTGAAGTGCAAGTGGTCTACGATCGCCAG aCGGGTCGTTCTCGTGGCTTTGCCTTTGTGTACTTCAAATCTCCAGATGATGCTTTGGAG GCTAAAGATCGGTGCAATGGTATCGAAATCGATGGACGGAAGATCCGGGTGGACTTTTCTATCACCGAGAGagctcacacccccacacctggAATATACCTCGGCAAACCATCAGATTCATGGTCTTC CAGTCGTCGCTCACCTGGCCGCAGATATTCCTCCTCCTACCGTCGTTCACGCTCCCCGTATGGCTATGCCTACCATCGATCTCCGTCATACTCACCACCTCGTAAGTATTATTGA
- the LOC143293633 gene encoding uncharacterized protein LOC143293633 isoform X3, with amino-acid sequence MSDFETSPPKEIEIDADGDGGEGLVNNSPSLDQEAAKANGDGKSRSKSRSKTQSRSRSRSRSRSRSRHRHKRRRRRSYSRSRSRSYTRSRRSRRSRYSRSRSRGRREYDDDYRRRDSRSPMSNRKRHHGDRDNPEPNRCLGVFGLSLYTQERGLREVFGRFGHISEVQVVYDRQTGRSRGFAFVYFKSPDDALEAKDRCNGIEIDGRKIRVDFSITERAHTPTPGIYLGKPSDSWSSSRRSPGRRYSSSYRRSRSPYGYAYHRSPSYSPPRKYY; translated from the exons ATGAGTGACTTTGAG actTCACCGCCTAAGGAGATAGAAATAGATgctgatggagatggtggtgaagGATTGGTGAATAATTCACCATCTCTTGACCAGGAAGCTGCTAAAGCAAACGGTGATGGTAAATCACGTTCCAAGTCGCGCTCTAAGACGCAGTCGAGATCTCGGTCCCGCTCAAGATCTCGGTCCCGGTCCAGGCACAGACACAAAAGAAG AAGGCGGCGATCATATTCACGTTCCCGTTCCCGTTCATACACAAGAAGTCGTCGAAGCAGACGCAGCAGATA CTCAAGGAGTAGGAG TCGGGGTCGAAGAGAATACGACGATGATTATAGGCGGCGTGACAGCCGTTCACCAATGTCCAATCGCAAGCGACACCATGGGGATAGG GATAACCCAGAACCAAACAGATGCCTTGGGGTGTTTGGGCTGAGCTTATACACACAGGAAAGGGGTCTCCGGGAAGTGTTCGGCCGTTTTGGGCATATCTCTGAAGTGCAAGTGGTCTACGATCGCCAG aCGGGTCGTTCTCGTGGCTTTGCCTTTGTGTACTTCAAATCTCCAGATGATGCTTTGGAG GCTAAAGATCGGTGCAATGGTATCGAAATCGATGGACGGAAGATCCGGGTGGACTTTTCTATCACCGAGAGagctcacacccccacacctggAATATACCTCGGCAAACCATCAGATTCATGGTCTTC CAGTCGTCGCTCACCTGGCCGCAGATATTCCTCCTCCTACCGTCGTTCACGCTCCCCGTATGGCTATGCCTACCATCGATCTCCGTCATACTCACCACCTCGTAAGTATTATTGA
- the LOC143293633 gene encoding uncharacterized protein LOC143293633 isoform X2: MSDFETSPPKEIEIDADGDGGEGLVNNSPSLDQEAAKANGDGKSRSKSRSKTQSRSRSRSRSRSRSRHRHKRSRRRRSYSRSRSRSYTRSRRSRRSRYSRSRSRGRREYDDDYRRRDSRSPMSNRKRHHGDRDNPEPNRCLGVFGLSLYTQERGLREVFGRFGHISEVQVVYDRQTGRSRGFAFVYFKSPDDALEAKDRCNGIEIDGRKIRVDFSITERAHTPTPGIYLGKPSDSWSSRRSPGRRYSSSYRRSRSPYGYAYHRSPSYSPPRKYY, translated from the exons ATGAGTGACTTTGAG actTCACCGCCTAAGGAGATAGAAATAGATgctgatggagatggtggtgaagGATTGGTGAATAATTCACCATCTCTTGACCAGGAAGCTGCTAAAGCAAACGGTGATGGTAAATCACGTTCCAAGTCGCGCTCTAAGACGCAGTCGAGATCTCGGTCCCGCTCAAGATCTCGGTCCCGGTCCAGGCACAGACACAAAAGAAG TAGAAGGCGGCGATCATATTCACGTTCCCGTTCCCGTTCATACACAAGAAGTCGTCGAAGCAGACGCAGCAGATA CTCAAGGAGTAGGAG TCGGGGTCGAAGAGAATACGACGATGATTATAGGCGGCGTGACAGCCGTTCACCAATGTCCAATCGCAAGCGACACCATGGGGATAGG GATAACCCAGAACCAAACAGATGCCTTGGGGTGTTTGGGCTGAGCTTATACACACAGGAAAGGGGTCTCCGGGAAGTGTTCGGCCGTTTTGGGCATATCTCTGAAGTGCAAGTGGTCTACGATCGCCAG aCGGGTCGTTCTCGTGGCTTTGCCTTTGTGTACTTCAAATCTCCAGATGATGCTTTGGAG GCTAAAGATCGGTGCAATGGTATCGAAATCGATGGACGGAAGATCCGGGTGGACTTTTCTATCACCGAGAGagctcacacccccacacctggAATATACCTCGGCAAACCATCAGATTCATGGTCTTC TCGTCGCTCACCTGGCCGCAGATATTCCTCCTCCTACCGTCGTTCACGCTCCCCGTATGGCTATGCCTACCATCGATCTCCGTCATACTCACCACCTCGTAAGTATTATTGA
- the LOC143293633 gene encoding uncharacterized protein LOC143293633 isoform X6, protein MSDFETSPPKEIEIDADGDGGEGLVNNSPSLDQEAAKANGDGKSRSKSRSKTQSRSRSRSRSRSRSRHRHKRSRRRRSYSRSRSRSYTRSRRSRRSRYSRSRSRGRREYDDDYRRRDSRSPMSNRKRHHGDRDNPEPNRCLGVFGLSLYTQERGLREVFGRFGHISEVQVVYDRQTGRSRGFAFVYFKSPDDALEAKDRCNGIEIDGRKIRVDFSITERAHTPTPGIYLGKPSDSCRRSPGRRYSSSYRRSRSPYGYAYHRSPSYSPPRKYY, encoded by the exons ATGAGTGACTTTGAG actTCACCGCCTAAGGAGATAGAAATAGATgctgatggagatggtggtgaagGATTGGTGAATAATTCACCATCTCTTGACCAGGAAGCTGCTAAAGCAAACGGTGATGGTAAATCACGTTCCAAGTCGCGCTCTAAGACGCAGTCGAGATCTCGGTCCCGCTCAAGATCTCGGTCCCGGTCCAGGCACAGACACAAAAGAAG TAGAAGGCGGCGATCATATTCACGTTCCCGTTCCCGTTCATACACAAGAAGTCGTCGAAGCAGACGCAGCAGATA CTCAAGGAGTAGGAG TCGGGGTCGAAGAGAATACGACGATGATTATAGGCGGCGTGACAGCCGTTCACCAATGTCCAATCGCAAGCGACACCATGGGGATAGG GATAACCCAGAACCAAACAGATGCCTTGGGGTGTTTGGGCTGAGCTTATACACACAGGAAAGGGGTCTCCGGGAAGTGTTCGGCCGTTTTGGGCATATCTCTGAAGTGCAAGTGGTCTACGATCGCCAG aCGGGTCGTTCTCGTGGCTTTGCCTTTGTGTACTTCAAATCTCCAGATGATGCTTTGGAG GCTAAAGATCGGTGCAATGGTATCGAAATCGATGGACGGAAGATCCGGGTGGACTTTTCTATCACCGAGAGagctcacacccccacacctggAATATACCTCGGCAAACCATCAGATTCATG TCGTCGCTCACCTGGCCGCAGATATTCCTCCTCCTACCGTCGTTCACGCTCCCCGTATGGCTATGCCTACCATCGATCTCCGTCATACTCACCACCTCGTAAGTATTATTGA
- the LOC143293633 gene encoding uncharacterized protein LOC143293633 isoform X4, producing the protein MSDFETSPPKEIEIDADGDGGEGLVNNSPSLDQEAAKANGDGKSRSKSRSKTQSRSRSRSRSRSRSRHRHKRSRRRRSYSRSRSRSYTRSRRSRRSRYSRSRSRGRREYDDDYRRRDSRSPMSNRKRHHGDRDNPEPNRCLGVFGLSLYTQERGLREVFGRFGHISEVQVVYDRQTGRSRGFAFVYFKSPDDALEAKDRCNGIEIDGRKIRVDFSITERAHTPTPGIYLGKPSDSCSRRSPGRRYSSSYRRSRSPYGYAYHRSPSYSPPRKYY; encoded by the exons ATGAGTGACTTTGAG actTCACCGCCTAAGGAGATAGAAATAGATgctgatggagatggtggtgaagGATTGGTGAATAATTCACCATCTCTTGACCAGGAAGCTGCTAAAGCAAACGGTGATGGTAAATCACGTTCCAAGTCGCGCTCTAAGACGCAGTCGAGATCTCGGTCCCGCTCAAGATCTCGGTCCCGGTCCAGGCACAGACACAAAAGAAG TAGAAGGCGGCGATCATATTCACGTTCCCGTTCCCGTTCATACACAAGAAGTCGTCGAAGCAGACGCAGCAGATA CTCAAGGAGTAGGAG TCGGGGTCGAAGAGAATACGACGATGATTATAGGCGGCGTGACAGCCGTTCACCAATGTCCAATCGCAAGCGACACCATGGGGATAGG GATAACCCAGAACCAAACAGATGCCTTGGGGTGTTTGGGCTGAGCTTATACACACAGGAAAGGGGTCTCCGGGAAGTGTTCGGCCGTTTTGGGCATATCTCTGAAGTGCAAGTGGTCTACGATCGCCAG aCGGGTCGTTCTCGTGGCTTTGCCTTTGTGTACTTCAAATCTCCAGATGATGCTTTGGAG GCTAAAGATCGGTGCAATGGTATCGAAATCGATGGACGGAAGATCCGGGTGGACTTTTCTATCACCGAGAGagctcacacccccacacctggAATATACCTCGGCAAACCATCAGATTCATG CAGTCGTCGCTCACCTGGCCGCAGATATTCCTCCTCCTACCGTCGTTCACGCTCCCCGTATGGCTATGCCTACCATCGATCTCCGTCATACTCACCACCTCGTAAGTATTATTGA